The Candidatus Latescibacterota bacterium sequence CATATGGGAGGCCGCTACCAGGAATCGGTAGAGCCGGATGTCGCCGAACGCCTTGCTGAGATGACCATAGATGTCGAAAGCGTCACAATCACAAAGCCTGAAGGCGACATGGAAGCGGCAAAGACCGCTCCTCTGCCGGAAGTCGATCCGGCAAAGATAAAGCCTCTCAAGCTGGTTTTCGCGGCGCAGACCGATATGAACGGTTCGATGATCGATATCGATATAAATGTCGAGATCACGACGGCGAAACATGGCGACAGAGACGTTTTCAGAGTGGCGACACTCCAGTCGAGCCCAATGGGCTCCGCGACCGACACATTCAAGGTCGACAGCAAGACCCTGCAGCCCGTTTACCGGGGCATCAAGCAGGGAGGCACTACTATCAACATCGATTATTCCGAGACCACTATCAGTGGGATGATCAGAATGGGGCCACAGGAGATGCCGCTTTCTAGCGAACTTGAGGGCCCGGTCTTCGGCAGCGACGCCGGGCTGAATATAGCCCTCTCCGCCCTGCCCCTCAAACCAGGATACAAGACGACTCTCAGGACATTCGACCTGATGTCGCAGTCGCCGATCATACACATCCTGGAAGTGACCGGAATAGAGAATGTCACCGTCCCGGCAGGGACTTTCGAGGCCTTCAAGCTCGAACTCAGAAACATGGACGCTTCGCCCGGTGGTGGCACGATCTATATCAGCGCCGGCGAAAAACGTCATGTGGTCCGCTCGGTCCTGCAGCTTCCCGCGATGATGGGTGGCGGCACGATCACGACCGAACTGAAATCGGTCGAGTAGACCAGGACATACAGCTTGCCAACAGAAAAGAGGCTCTTCCCTCGCAGGGAGGAGCCTCTTTCTTTCGGTTCCACCACGATGCCCGGCTACTTAACGTCTCCGCCACTCGTCCCAGCTTATCTCCCTGCCGGGCCAGGCCACACGCTCGAACGACCAATCACTACCTATCCAATCCCTGAGAAAAGAACCGAGCCTGTCCTCGAGGCCGGTGACAGCCTCGCTGTCCCGGACCCAGTAAAATACCTCAGCATCGTATTCATCCCTGAACGAAGGATTGATATAGACACCACCCAGGACACGCTTCCCATCCACATCCATGACAGCCCAGGCGAATGAATATCGGTTTTGAAATTCGATCCGGTGCCTGCCCAGCATATCCTTTTCCTGTTCGAGCGTCAGACCCTCACGCGGCCAGTAAGGTGAGCCGAAAAGCTCTCTCAGGCTTTCCACACTCGACATGATCGCCTCATATTCAGGGCCTGCCAGCCTCTCGGTCAACATCGCCAGGCGAAAACCGTCGCCATCCACACTTACGGGAACCGAAAGATCGTCTGGCACGAATCCGAGTCTCTTCAAGGCCCAGAGTCCGCTTCTGCTGTCTCCACGCAGTGATATCGATCTTTCGTAATTCTCTCTGGCCGCATCTTTCATCCCGAGTTTCATGAAGGCTTCACCGAGGCTGTCATATACATTGAACGACTCCGGGAAAAACTCGACATTGAGCCTGAAGAGAGTGACCGCTTCACCTGACCGCCCATCGTACATCAGGCGGTATCCCAGACTGTTGATCAACTGCTCATCAATGATCTCGACAGAATCGTTTTCTTTACCGACTCTGAGCTTTCTGATGATCTCGACCGCCTGGTCCACTTCACCGGCAATGGCGGTCCGGATGACTTCCAGGCTGGGAGAATATCGGTTCCCGTAGTTTTCCATTATTTCCGATTCGAAAAGCGGATTCTCCCCACCAAGAGCTATATTTACGATCTCTTCGGTGATCGCCAGCCCGTTTTCGCTGTTCGTGAAATATACCAGCCCTGATTTCCACTTCCTGTATCCCAGCACACAACATTTGTATTCGCCGTTATCCCCCCAGTGCCAGATCGATTCCTCGTTCCTGACATGTTGAAGTCCGAAACCAAGTCCCCAGGACAGGGCACCGGGCGTCTCAGTCACAAGCCCACACTGCTTTGATAACATCTCTTCGGTACTCTCAGGAGTCAACCCTTCCCCCTTGAGCACAGCGGAAAGAAACCTCGCGAAATCCGCGGCAGTCGTGTAGAGGCTTGCCGCGGCGCTCCCTCGCCTTCGAATCCTCATTCCTCCAGCGATGCCAGTCATTGCGTGTGGAAAGGCTCCTGACTCATGATAGGCCTCCCTCCAGACAAAACTGCTCTTTTCCATCTTGAGGGGATCCAAAACAAGTTCACGCATGAGCGGCTCAAGCTTCTTATCCTTGATCTTCTCTACGACGGCCTGGAGCAGGATATAGCCTTCCCCCGAATAACTGAAACTGGTGCCTGGATCGAATGAGATCTCTATCGGCATGGCATTTCGCCAGTTTGGAAAACCCGTCATATGAGCAAGAACATGACGGGCCGTAATATCCATTATCCTATCGTCATCACTTTTACGTTTGAGAAATTCCCGTTCGATATATTCAAGCCCCGTATATTCGACGAGCGGCCTGTCGAGATCGATATCACCATAGTCGACCATTTTCATCAACGCGTAAGCAAAGACCGGCTTGCTCAGTGAACAGGCTTCGAAGACAGTTTCTTCTGTCACCTTCTCCCCGGTCACTGTACTCCTCACACCGAACCCTTCCACCCACACGACTTCTCCATCCCTGATGAGCGCGGCCGACAGGCCCGGAATCGAAGCTTGCTCCATAAGTTCCGGCAGAGTCTCTTTCAATTCCACCACCAGCCTGCTGACCGGAATATAAGTCATTACAGGGGCGCTGCCGATATCCTCAAAATCATCATCGGGCGAGATTCCAGTGATGAAGCGATTGCATCCGGCAGCCATCAAAACAAAGATGATCACAATGACGCTAAAAACCCTGAAATCTCTTATCATTTCACCAATCTCCGTGCTAAAGGGAACTAATAAGCATTTTACTATGTATATAGTCTTGCCAGGCTCATCCGGGCTTCAACGAGCTTTCGGGGTTGGACCATGCCGGCTTTCACGGCCGGTCGGCCGGGCATTGGACGCACTGCGTGTTCCCGGGAACTCCCAGTACCAATGGCAGAGAAACGCTACAAGACTCTCTTGCCGCACCTCGGTCGGTTCCCTTTCATGGCTCCAACCCCGATTATCGAAGATCGAATCATATTAAAAGATATTCCCGGAACGTCTGTTGCGCAACTTCCATCGTCAATGACAGTCCATCTCTGACAAATCTATATCTTTTCAATGGTTGACAATGACGATATCGCAGGATATCGTGAACGGGTACATTCAGCAGGAGGAGGCACAGTCATGAAAAAGTTCCATCTTTGCAGTGAGGGCAAGTGCTGCCCCGAAGTCATCGTCGATGGAGACAAAATCATCATTACTGATGATGACGGCGGGCAGGTAAAACTCTCGAAGGAGCAGGTGAAGATCCTCTGGGATAACCTGAAGTAATTGGGGAACTGACCTGAATTATCACGGCGTCGCGGCTGGTCGCGGCGCCGTTTGACTTCCTGACGCAAGAGATATCAGGACTTCGCTTTTCTTCGATTCCTGGATGACACTGTTTATGGTAGAGTCGATCTGTCCCTGATCTATTTGCAGCTCTTCCATTATCGCGGCTGGCAGTTCCGTTATGCCGAGATTTCCGGCACCGACAAACCCCTTGTAATTGCATATGCAGTCAGCAAGATGGGTCACCTGCACACAATGTCTATATCCCGGATCAGCCTTGTCCGGCCTGTGATGCCACGATACTGCCTGTACGATCCGGTGCGGTATCTTCCAGAGTTGTAGAAGCTTTCCTCCGACCTGGCCATGATCCATCTTGAAGGCCTCGAATTCCGCATCATGTACGGAAGTCATATTCTTCTTGGCGTCAAGCCAGACCTTGTGGATCGTGTCGGTAAAATACTGCTCGAGGATCAAAGTGCCGATATCATGAAGAAGGCCAGCAGTATAAGCTTCGCCACTGAATTCATCCTCGATCACTTTTGACATCCGTACTATATGCTTCGAGGCGTAGGCGACGATTATACAATGTTTCCAGAACATAGCATGATTTCTGAAGCTTCCGATATTCCTGAAAGTGCCTATGACAGACAGAGTGGAACAGAACTCTCCTATCTCTTTCAGCCCGATCTTGACGATAGCATCCGAGATCGTAGATACGGGACCACCGGAAGATGGATACCATGCTGAATTGGCAAGTCTGAGGATATTCGTACTGAGCGCGGGGTCATCAGCAATGATCTCGCCGATTCGATCGGCGCTGGAATCGTTGGCAGAAAGCGCACTCTGAAGCAGGAAAACAACAGCCGGGATCGTAGGCAGGCTGTGGCCATGGCTGAGCACTTCTTTCAATTCTCTGCGGAATGTCTTCATATGATTCCAGTTTATCGGAGGCAAGACCGTTGTAGTTTCCCCCCCGGCATCCTTCCGGAATGCGTTGTTTCCACTATTCCTGTTTCAAACAAGGTAAATAATCTATTCCCATCTATCGCTATCTCCTGTTTCTATATATCGTCTGAAACACACATATTTCTTTAGGAAAATAATTTGTATTTGTATTTACATGGAATCGGAAGTCGAAAGGCATGTGTTTTGCTTTCAGATATGACTGGCTTGTATACCAGGAGATGGCTATTCCATGATAATATATGTGGATATCGCTTGTAAAAATTTTGGGGTCAGATCCCAAAACCTCTTGATAAAGTATGAAAATATACGCTAAAATCTGGCAGCCGGCTTTCCAGGCCGGACCTGTCAGAACTCTGGGCTTAACAAAAGAGCAGGAATATGATCCAGTTCAAGGACCTCAAAGCTGAGCGACTGCGGCGGTTTATTGCCATAATCGCAATTCTCGTGACTCTTTATTATCTGTACTGGAGGGTCACACAGACCTTAAATATGAACGTACCGATACTTGCATGGTCCCTCTGGGGTGCTGAAGTATTCGGCGCTTTGACGACTTTTCTGTTTTATTTCACTGTATGGCGCCCATTGAACAGGAAGCAGCCGAAACCTATAAAAGGCCGCTCTGTGGACGTTCTCATTCCCACCCTGAACGAATCGACAGCTGTGCTCCGAACCACCCTTCTCGCCTGCAACGACATCGAATATCCGCACAGGACACTGGTCCTTGACGATGGTGACAGGGATGAAGTACGCCAGCTAGCCGAGGAACTCGGATGCGTCTACCTCGCGAGAGACGAACACAAACACGCCAAGGCCGGTAACCTGAACTTCGGACTCAAACATTCTGAAGCCGAATTCATCGCCGTTTTCGATGCAGACCATGTCCCTCTTCCCTATTTCATCGATCACCTTATAGGCTACTTCGAGGACGACAAACTGGCTTTCGCGCAGGCTCCGCAGGAGTTTTACAACATCGACTCGTTCCAGCATCGCACAGATCACAAGAAAAAATACATCTGGACCGAACAGAATCTTTTCTATTCGCTGATACAGCCGGGGCGAGACAAGTGGAACGCCGCCTATTTCGTCGGGAGCAGCGCCCTGATGAGAAGAAAGGCTCTCAACGACATCGATGGATTCGCGACAGAATCCATTACAGAAGATATGCTCACGTCGATCAAGCTTCACTCACGCGGATGGAAATCGGTGTTCCACAACGAGCACCTCGCTTACGGGATAGCAGCCGAGACGATACTACCGTTCCACATCCAGCGTGTACGCTGGGGAATAGGTGGCTGGCAGGTCTTTTTCAAATCGAACCCCCTGTTCATAAGGGGATTGAGCTTCCCGCAGCGTCTCTGCTACCTGGCCAGCCTGATCTACCCATTTGAGGGATTTCAGAAGTTCATCTTTTACATCGTTCCGCCTATAACACTTTTCTCCGGCATCCTCCCGATGAAGGCCATGGACATCCAGTATCTCCTCCACTTCGTTCCCTATTACGCGATATCGATGTTCGCGTTCAACGAGATGGGCCGCGGGTTCGGCGGATCGCTTATGCTCGAACAGTTCTCGATGGGTAAATTCATCACCTATATCCAGACTCTGGGGATGTTCCTTCTACCCAAGAAAGCAAGACGCTTTAAAGTGACTCCCAAGGGCGAGGGTCGGGCTCCCATGAGATTGATGATACCGCAATACACTGTCATCCTCGTATCTGTCGTGGCTATCGTATGGGCACTGGTACAGCTCGTATTCCAGATCAGGGGAGATGAATTCATCATCGCGGTGAACAGCCTCTGGGCCCTTTACAATACAGGCCTGGGAATCGCCATCATACAATACGCCAGACAGAAGATATCCCAGCGCCGCTCGGATTTCAGGATTCCGGATTCTGTGCCCGTGCTTTACCGGGAAGAAGGCGCCAGCGAAAAGCAGCAGAAACTCGCAGTCGCCAACAACCTCACGAGGGATGGCATGTCACTGCTTTACGCTGGATCCATACCTCAGGATCAGGCGCTGAAGCTGGATATCATCCTTCCTAACAGGGTGCTGGAAGTCTCGGGGACTGTCCTTCACGAAAAGACAGTGACCGCTGGGGAAAGAAAGATATCTCGCTCCGGATTCCAGTTCAATGATGTCGAAGTAAGGAAGGGCGACGATCTTTCACGCTACCTGTTCGAGTCGGCCGTTGGGAAATTCCTGCGTGACTATTCGAACCGTTACGAAACATATCTCGAGAAAACCTTCCAGGATCCGAAAGAATATAAGAAGAGGGCGAACAGGACTCTATCGTACCTTCCTGCGATCATTCCGGGGGAGGACGGGGAATCAACCTTCGGTGTTATCAGGAATATCTCCCCGACCGGCTTCCTGCTTGCCTCTCAGAAAGAATTGCAGACAGGCGAAGCGCTGGAAATAACTGCTGTACTCGGTGAGGATGCTATCACATTGAAAGGAACGGTCGCGAGGACTCTCGCCAATGAATCTGATGAATTTCCGGTCTACATGGCCGGCATCAGTCTTGACGAACCTCATGCGGAAGAAGTCGACCACCTGATAGGCGTTGCCGAAAAGGCAGACCACCTGTTGAGTCAATAATGAAGTTGAGTAGATGATAAACAGGACCAACTATAAAAAGCATCTGATATGGGTATTGCTGCTCTACGGGCTGCTCATGACCCTGTTCGACCTCGATTATAACTCGGTCTTCTTCGATGAGGCCCTGAATATTGTCGTGGGAAGACAGCTTCTCTCGGGGCAGTATTGCCCTGGCTGCCTTTACTTCATGGGTTCGGTGATAGTGCATCCCGTCCTTGCGGCTGCAGGCGACGCGATCGGGGGACTTAACGGTGCCAGGATAGTGAGCCTGATTTTTGGAATGGGCATCATCGGCATAGTCTATATGACCGGAAGGGTCCTTTTCAACATCAAGACGGGAATAATAGCCGCGACCCTTTTTCTATTTTCCGGAACTACGCAATACCTCATGAAACTGGCCACATACGATACCGTAGGAGCCTTCTTTCTGAGCACGGGAGCACTGCTGATCTTCGTTGCAGTCGGCAGGGAAAAAGATGGAAAACAGATCGCAGCCCTTCTTGGCGCTTCTCTTTTCCTCTTTCTGGCTTCGATCACCAAGTATGTTCTGCCTGTATTTATTCCACCCCTGCTTGTCTATCTCTGGTTCAGGCTCGGGTTCCGAAGGACCTTTTTATTCACTGTCCTGCCAATGCTGGGTCTGCTCGTTCTTTTCTTTCTAGTCGCCCCGTATGCTCCCAAGGGCGAAGTACTCGAACACCTTCGTTCGTCAGAAACGACTGTCCAGGTCGATCTGCTCACACTGGCCGACTGGACATTTCGCTGGATAGCCCTCGCCTACCTGCTATCAGTCTTCGGGATGTTCCACGAGAAAAAGGGCAAGACGGCAATACTTCTTTTTGTCCTTTCTACTCCAATAATCCTCCTGCACATGGTTACCCGGGTCGAACAATCAATAAACAAAAATGTCATCTATTCCCTTGTCTTCCTCGCCCCCGCCACGGCACTGGGGGTCGATCACATCGGCAACCTGTTCTCGATGCGCAGTGAAAACAAGATCATAAGAAACTTCTTCACTATAGCAGTGATAGTCGTCTCCTGGGCATACGGGATGTACAACCTCAGGTGGCTCGAGAGACAGTACCCGGACATGAATCCGGTCATTGAATTCTTTCAGGAGAAAGGTTTTGACGAGATGACCATAGCTACCAACGGGTGGGGCGAAGTCATCTACACCTATTCTCTCGGAAATAAATTTCCAAACGCCTCTTTTGTTCAGATAACCGAGGCTGTCAGAAATGATGGCAATGTGATTACTCTGAACAGAAAGCCGGATTTTATCGTTTGCGAGGATCCTTACTATGGAGACCGATGTCCATGTGAGGATTACAGTGATTACATGAAGGATGATTATACCTTACTTAAAGAGTTCGAGTTCGATCATCCCTGGGGAACTTCCATAGGAATGATTTTCGGAAGGAGATAGACCATGAGTAAAAGAAGTATGATTTTCCTGTCCCTCATCCTCTCCTGTTGCCTGCTGTCGGTATCGGCCACAGCTTACGAAATAGTGGGATTCAGAGGTTCGTCGTGGGGAGAACTCAAGTATGATATTCCCAGAGAGGGAGAAAACAACCTGCTATGGAGCGGTTGGGTCAAGCAGGGTATAGACTGGGTGCAGGTCGGTGACAATATCACTCTCAATACCTACGCCAAACTCCACTACAAATGGGACAAGGAAGAACAGGACTGGAACAATATGATCGGCCCGTGTGTCGGGATCAGCCTTGATGCTTACAGCCCCAAGGGCGTTGTCGCCACAATGGGAGTGGAGTACATGTGGGAAAACCATTTCCTTGATCCCAATTACACGGATGAAAAACTGGTGATCTACGTAAACTGGTTCGGGTGGTGGGATCTCAAGAAGTAAGGGTCTATATATAAAGGCTTTTGCCAGATCTGTGACGATTTAAGCAGCGTGCTGATGCATGCTGCTTTTTTTCAGTTATTCATCATCTCCATCTTCTGTTATATCGCCGGTCAGACGCTCGACTTCCTCAAGTGATATCCCCAGTGCATCAGCCGTCTTTTCCTTCTGTTTCCCAAAATACTCAAAAGTTCCCACGACATGTCGTTCTATGACAGCACGCAATTCCTCGACTACGAAATGGGCCGAATCGGAATCGCCTTCCGGCTCTAGTATATCCCTGATATACATCGGCAGATCGTGGAGAGTGATCTCGTCAGTTTCCGCGTTGGCGAGCGCGCTGGTCACTATCGTTCG is a genomic window containing:
- a CDS encoding beta-lactamase family protein, with the protein product MIRDFRVFSVIVIIFVLMAAGCNRFITGISPDDDFEDIGSAPVMTYIPVSRLVVELKETLPELMEQASIPGLSAALIRDGEVVWVEGFGVRSTVTGEKVTEETVFEACSLSKPVFAYALMKMVDYGDIDLDRPLVEYTGLEYIEREFLKRKSDDDRIMDITARHVLAHMTGFPNWRNAMPIEISFDPGTSFSYSGEGYILLQAVVEKIKDKKLEPLMRELVLDPLKMEKSSFVWREAYHESGAFPHAMTGIAGGMRIRRRGSAAASLYTTAADFARFLSAVLKGEGLTPESTEEMLSKQCGLVTETPGALSWGLGFGLQHVRNEESIWHWGDNGEYKCCVLGYRKWKSGLVYFTNSENGLAITEEIVNIALGGENPLFESEIMENYGNRYSPSLEVIRTAIAGEVDQAVEIIRKLRVGKENDSVEIIDEQLINSLGYRLMYDGRSGEAVTLFRLNVEFFPESFNVYDSLGEAFMKLGMKDAARENYERSISLRGDSRSGLWALKRLGFVPDDLSVPVSVDGDGFRLAMLTERLAGPEYEAIMSSVESLRELFGSPYWPREGLTLEQEKDMLGRHRIEFQNRYSFAWAVMDVDGKRVLGGVYINPSFRDEYDAEVFYWVRDSEAVTGLEDRLGSFLRDWIGSDWSFERVAWPGREISWDEWRRR
- a CDS encoding HDOD domain-containing protein; the encoded protein is MKTFRRELKEVLSHGHSLPTIPAVVFLLQSALSANDSSADRIGEIIADDPALSTNILRLANSAWYPSSGGPVSTISDAIVKIGLKEIGEFCSTLSVIGTFRNIGSFRNHAMFWKHCIIVAYASKHIVRMSKVIEDEFSGEAYTAGLLHDIGTLILEQYFTDTIHKVWLDAKKNMTSVHDAEFEAFKMDHGQVGGKLLQLWKIPHRIVQAVSWHHRPDKADPGYRHCVQVTHLADCICNYKGFVGAGNLGITELPAAIMEELQIDQGQIDSTINSVIQESKKSEVLISLASGSQTAPRPAATP
- a CDS encoding glycosyltransferase, translated to MIQFKDLKAERLRRFIAIIAILVTLYYLYWRVTQTLNMNVPILAWSLWGAEVFGALTTFLFYFTVWRPLNRKQPKPIKGRSVDVLIPTLNESTAVLRTTLLACNDIEYPHRTLVLDDGDRDEVRQLAEELGCVYLARDEHKHAKAGNLNFGLKHSEAEFIAVFDADHVPLPYFIDHLIGYFEDDKLAFAQAPQEFYNIDSFQHRTDHKKKYIWTEQNLFYSLIQPGRDKWNAAYFVGSSALMRRKALNDIDGFATESITEDMLTSIKLHSRGWKSVFHNEHLAYGIAAETILPFHIQRVRWGIGGWQVFFKSNPLFIRGLSFPQRLCYLASLIYPFEGFQKFIFYIVPPITLFSGILPMKAMDIQYLLHFVPYYAISMFAFNEMGRGFGGSLMLEQFSMGKFITYIQTLGMFLLPKKARRFKVTPKGEGRAPMRLMIPQYTVILVSVVAIVWALVQLVFQIRGDEFIIAVNSLWALYNTGLGIAIIQYARQKISQRRSDFRIPDSVPVLYREEGASEKQQKLAVANNLTRDGMSLLYAGSIPQDQALKLDIILPNRVLEVSGTVLHEKTVTAGERKISRSGFQFNDVEVRKGDDLSRYLFESAVGKFLRDYSNRYETYLEKTFQDPKEYKKRANRTLSYLPAIIPGEDGESTFGVIRNISPTGFLLASQKELQTGEALEITAVLGEDAITLKGTVARTLANESDEFPVYMAGISLDEPHAEEVDHLIGVAEKADHLLSQ
- a CDS encoding glycosyltransferase family 39 protein; translated protein: MINRTNYKKHLIWVLLLYGLLMTLFDLDYNSVFFDEALNIVVGRQLLSGQYCPGCLYFMGSVIVHPVLAAAGDAIGGLNGARIVSLIFGMGIIGIVYMTGRVLFNIKTGIIAATLFLFSGTTQYLMKLATYDTVGAFFLSTGALLIFVAVGREKDGKQIAALLGASLFLFLASITKYVLPVFIPPLLVYLWFRLGFRRTFLFTVLPMLGLLVLFFLVAPYAPKGEVLEHLRSSETTVQVDLLTLADWTFRWIALAYLLSVFGMFHEKKGKTAILLFVLSTPIILLHMVTRVEQSINKNVIYSLVFLAPATALGVDHIGNLFSMRSENKIIRNFFTIAVIVVSWAYGMYNLRWLERQYPDMNPVIEFFQEKGFDEMTIATNGWGEVIYTYSLGNKFPNASFVQITEAVRNDGNVITLNRKPDFIVCEDPYYGDRCPCEDYSDYMKDDYTLLKEFEFDHPWGTSIGMIFGRR